The sequence AAGGGGGAGGAGCCGCGGCTGACGACGAGGTCGACGCTCTCGGAGGGGAGCGGGATATCGTGGATGTCCCCCTGTACAAAGCGGCTGCGCGCCGTGATGGCCTCTTCTTCGGCGTAACCGCGGGCCAGTTCGAGCATCTTTTCGCTCTGGTCGAAAAAGGTGACGTCGCATCCGCTCTGCTGCGCCATGGCCCGTCCCAGGGCGCCTGTGCCGCAGCCGGCATCGAGACAGACGCCGCGGGTCATCTGCGTCTGCTGAATGATCTGCGATGCGATGACCGGGTAGATGGGGGCGAACACCTCTCTGACGATGGCGTCGAACCCCAACGGGTCATGGGCGCCTTTGTGCGTTTTTTGCTTCAGTCCGTTCATGGGTTTTTCCTTTGTATCAAGATAGATATAACGGTGTGGATGCCACCGCATCCGCCGCAGCATCTTTTTCGTATCAGCGGGCAGGGGCCGCCGTGTCGCAGACGGGGAAAAAGAGCGCCTCGAAACGCGCTTCCTCCTCCCCTTCAAGCCACTCAGGGTAGAAGTGGTTTATGAGCCACCGGATTCCCATCAGCCGCATGAATGACGGCGGGCGGGTGATGTAGTTGAAGGGGCGCGACGGCACGGTGAGGACCCTGCCTTCGCGGACGGCGCGCAGCGCCTGCCAGCGGGGATCTTTCCCGACGGCGTCGGCGAAAACGGGCTCCATCGCGACAATGACGTCCGGGTCGGCGAGCATGACCGTCTCCAGGCTCACTTTTTCCATCCCGTAGTTGGAACTCATCCGGCACTCCAGGGCGTTCTTCGCCCCGGCATAGGCGAAGGGCTCGAGGTGGAACGAGCCGTCGCATTCGCTGGAGAGCCCGTCGGGGCCCTCGGCGAAGTAGTAGCGGACGGGCCGACGCTCGGCCAGTTTGGGCTGCAGCGCATCGATGAGAGCGAGGGTCTGCTCGGTGTAGGCGACCAGGGCGTCGGCGCGCTGGGTGTTGCCGGTCAGACGCCCCAGCAGTGCGAACTGGGTGAGCAGGTCGCGGATCGACGAATTACGTACAAGCAGGACGGGGATGCCGAGCGCGTCGAACTTGCCGACGATCTTCTCCACCCCCGGCATCCCGCCCCAGACGAGAATGACGTCGGGGCGCGCCTGGGCCAGCAGTTCGAAGTTCGGGGTCTGCCCCTGCCCGAAGAACCCCCCGGCGACGGGGCGGTCGGCAGCGGCCCCCGCGTAGGGGCGCTGCGCATCGCTCCACGGGAAGTTGAGCGCCGCGATGAGCGCGGGGTCGAAGGCGAGCACGCTCATCGTCAGCGGCGGCGACGCCGCGTAGATCTTCGTCACCGTCTCGGGGAGATTGACCGTCCGGCCGTAATCGTCCGTGAGGCTCCGCGCCTGCAGCGGCAGGGCGAGGAGACAGAGGACCCAAAGCAAAAGGATACGCGTTTTCATGCGGAGGCCCTCCGGAAGTGCGGCAGGCACCAGTTCTTGTCGCGGTGCTCCACAATATCCGCCTCGACGCCGTAGACCCGGCGCAGCATCTCGGGGGTGATGACGGCGTCGGGAACGCCTTCGTCGATCATGTGCCCGTCGTGCATGACGGCGACGCGGCTGGAGACGAGCAGGGCGTGGTCGGGGTAGTGGGTCGTCTTGAGAAAAGTCTTCCCCTGGCCGGCCAGGTGTGCGATCATCTCCAGCAGCCGCATCTGGTTGCCGTAATCAAGCCCGGTGACCGGTTCGTCCATGATGAAGGTGGAGACCTCCTGGGCCAGGGCGCGCGCCAGCAGTACCATCTGCTTCTGCCCGCCGCTGAGCTGCCCGAAGGGGCGGGAGGCCAGGCCGTCGATGCCGACGGTCCGCAGCGCCTCCATGGCGACCTCGCGGTCACGTCGCCCCGGCTGGGCGAAGAAGCCGAGCTTCGCCGCCCGCCCCATCATGACCATCTCCTCGACCGTGTAGTTGAACGGGACGCTGTGGTACTGGGGGATGTAGGCGATATGCTGCGCGATCTGCCGGTGCGAGTAGTCTCCCAGGGGTCTGTCCGCCAGCCGGATGTCGCCGCTGCCGCGCAGCAGGCCCAGCATCAGCCGGATCAGCGTGCTTTTGCCGCAGCCGTTGGGGCCCAGCAGGCTGACGACTTCGCCGGGGTAGAGGGCAAAGCTCATCTTTTTGAGCACCTGGTGTGCCGGGTAGGAGAAGGTGAGGTTTTTGACTTCGATGATCGGTTTCAGTTCCATGCGGACCTCGCGTGTTTGAGTACGATGATAAAGACGGGGATACCGATGAGCGAGGTGAGGATCCCGATGGGGATCTCCACGCTCATCGCCAGCCTCGAGACCGAATCGGCCAGGAGCAGAAACGCGGCTCCGGTGATGGCCGACAGCGGCATCAGCAGGGTGTGGGAAGGCCCGAAGGCCATCCGGACGATGTGGGGGATGATGAGGCCGACCCAGCCGATGATCCCCGCCATGACGACGGAGAGCGCACTGGCCAGGGTGGCGAGCACGATGGCGATGAAGCGGATGCGCGCCACGTTGATTCCCAGCGCGCGCGCCTCCTCATCGCCGAGGCTGAGCAGGTCGAAATAGCGCCCCAGCACGATCAGCCCGCCGATACCCAGCAGCATCGGGACGGCGGCGAGGGCGACCCCGTCCAGGTCCGCCATCGAGAGCGATCCCATCAGCCAGTAGACGATGGCGGGCAGGGTGCTGTAGGGGTCGGCGACGTATTTGACGACGGAGAGCAGCGCCGTGAAGAGCGAACCGCTGATGACCCCGCCGAGCACGAGCATGATCGACGAGCGCCCGGCGCGGACCATGCTGCCGACCATCACGGCAAAACCGACGGCGACGAAACCGAAGACGAAGGCCAGCGCCTGCACGATCCACCACTGCTCGCTGACCAGCATCCCCAGCGCCGCGCCGAAGGAGGCCCCGGCGAGGACGCCCAGGATGCCCGGGGAGACGAGGGGGTTGACGAACATCGCCTGGAAGGCCGCGCCCGAGGTGGCGAGCGCCGCGCCGATGAGCATCGCCAGCAGGATGCGCGGCAGGCGGATCTGCACGATGATATTCTCCAGCAGCGCGTACTGCGGCAGGGCCTCGCCGCCGAAGAGCTTGTACTCCAGAAAGCCCGCAAGCGTCCGGGCGTCGACGGGGTACTGGCCCCACATCAGCGTCAGCGTGGCGACGAGCAGCAGCACAATGAGGGCTGCCGAGAGGGAGAGGGCGTAGCGGCGCTGCATCAGAAGTTTACGGTCAGCGAGCCGAAGAGCTGCATCGGCGCGCCGGTCATGTAGGTCGATGAGGTTCCCGTCGTCGCCAGGACGTTGTCCGCGGAGATGATGGTCGCGATGTACTTCTCGTCGGTCAGGTTCGTACCGCTGAGGCGGAAGACGGCGCTTTTACTGCCGAGGAAGCCGTTGATGCGGTAGGCGACGTCGAGGTCGAAGAGGGTGTAGGCGTCGACGGTCTGGCTGTTCTGCAGGTCGCCGTAGCGTTTGGAGGTGTAGCGCACGCTCGGGGTGATCATCCAGCCGCCGATGGTGTAGGAGAGCGCCGCCTTCGCCAGGACCTCCGGCGCGTCGGGGACCTGTTTGCCCTCGGTGTCGATCGTCGTCGTCGGCGAGCTTTTGAAGTCCTGCGTAAAGGCGTACTTGTTGTAGGAGAGTCCCGCGATGAACTCCAGCGATTCGCTGACCGGGCCCGAGGCGGAGAACTCCGCGCCGTAGCCCATCGCGTCGCCGACGTTGGCGGGATAGTTCACGCCGTATTCGGGGTCGTAGACGTTGGCCTGCTTGTTTTTGACGTAGGAGACGAAGAGTACCGGGTTCAGCGCGATACCGCCGACCATCGTCTTGTAGCCCAGGTCGATGTTGTCGGAGGTCTCGAGTTCGAGTTTGTTCCACAGCTGCTGCAGGGTCACGTTCTTGGAAACGAAGCTGGCCCGGTTCTTGATGTAGGTCGGGAAGAGGTTGACGTCGAAGCCGTAGGTCCGGGCATAGGAGACGTAGAGCGTATTGCGCTCATCGAAGCGGTAGCCGGCATAGAGCGACGGGATCCATGTATAGAAGGTCTTCGCCTTGACGCTGGCCCACGGATCGAGCGTTCCTTCCGCGATCGCCGTGTCGTAGTTCTGGCTCGTGTTGAGATCGGTGCCGAAGGTGTAGCTCTCGAGCGAGCCGATCTCGAAGCTCTGGTACTGGAGCCCGACGTTGTAGTCGAAGACGCCGAGGCTGCCGGAGAGCTCCGCGAAGGGGGCCTGGAGGGTGTGGTAGCCGGTTTTGGCCAGGGAGGCGTACCCGTCAAAGACGAGGTCGCCGCCGACGGACTTGTATTTGAGGCGGTCCGTCGGCGGTCCCGGAGGCTGCTGCTTGTGGTACCAGTAGCCCAGCGTCGTCTTGAGGGCCTTGGAGAAGCGGTGGGTGTAGTCGGCGACGCCCCCGTAGAGGTCATGGTCGATCCGCCACTGGATGACGCGGTTTTTCGCGGGGTCCGCGTTGACGCTGGAGTTCCAGTACTCCCCTTTGTCCGTTTTGTAATAGGGTTTTAATGTCACCGTGTCATCTGCGCCCGGGCGGAACTGCAGGGTCGCCAGAGCGGCCGTCGTATCGAAGCTCTGCTTGTTCCAGTCGTAATAATCGACGTCGTTGTTCGCCGTCGGCCGGGCCGCGGCGTAATCCTTGTCCCAGAAGCCCTCCAGGTCCTGGGTCTCAGTATAGGAGAGGGCGTAGTAGTTGTGGTGGTCGTCTTTGTTATAGATGACGTAGGCTTCCGCACTGAACATCTCCGAGGGGGTATAGGCGATCCCCGCCATGGCGTTGAAGCGTTCGAGGTCCCCGTCGCCTTTGTACTTGTCGTATCCGAGGTGGGAGATCGATCCGAAGAGGCGGACGTCCCCCATCTTCCCGCTGTCGAAGCGTCCGTAGGAGCGTGTAAAGCTGTCCGAACCGAACGACTGCGAAAGGATGGCATTCGTCTGCTGCCGCGGCGCGTTGACGTTCATGTCGACCTTGCCGATCAGGCTGGAGAAACCGATGTTCTTTTCCGGCGGAAGGTACCCTTTGAGCAGGTCGATGGAGGCGACGTTCTCCATGTCGAGCATCTGTTTGCCCCCGCCGGGGTTGCCGGAGATCGGCATACCGTCGATCATGTAGACGCCCCCCGGGCCGGACTGGGATTTGCCGCGGATGCGGATGGGGTCGTGGTAAGAGGGTTCGTTGGAGCCCGCCGTGTCGGCGGGGGTATAGTTGACCGAAGGGGAGTACTGGATGATCGTAAAGGGGTTCATGTTGGCCTGCGTCCCGAGGGTCGTGATGCTCTTTTTCTCGAAACGCTGGTCGGACCCGTTGACGTCGCCCAGGTAGAGGGTGTCGTCCAGGGCAGTGTCGGAGACGACGATGTGCTCGATATTGACGGGGCCGGCCCAGAGGGCGGAGGCGGCCATGACGGCGACGAGGGGGTAGGTGTAAGCGGGTTTCAAAGGGAATCTCCTAATAGCGTATTGATCTCGCGGGGACTCAGGTCGACGCCGAGAAAGAGTTTGTAGAAGGCGGCGACGCGCATTTTCAGGTCGACGTCGTACGCCTCCGGATGGAAGAGGGAGGCGAGCCACTGGATGCCGATGACGCGCATGAAAGAGGGCGGACGGTCGACCCAGTTGAACGGCACGGTCGGCACGAGGTAGATCCGCCCTGTTTTGACGGCGCGGAGCTGCTGCCACATCGGGTCTTCCACGAGGTCGCCGTAGACCATGGCATGCTGGACGATGATCACTTCCGGATCGTAGGCCAGCAGGGTCTCGAAGTTGATCTTCTCCAGTCCGCGCAGGTTGCTCTGGCGGCACTTATGGACGTTCTCGCCGCCGGCGAAGTTCATGGCGACGACGTGGAAGGAGGTGTCGCATTCGGTGGAGAGGCCGTCCAGCCCCTCGGCATAGTAATAGCGCATCGGTTTGGTGCCGGCCAGCGAGGCGTTGATCTCGGCAATGACCGTGCGGGTGTAATCGGCCAGTTGCCGGCCGCGTTCGCCTGCACCGACGGCGTCGCCGACGCGCTCCATGGTATCGGGCATCGACGCGATCTGCCTAAAAGGCACCGTCAGCGTCGGGACGCCGAGTTTTTTGATCTGGTCGGTGACGGTCTGTACGAGCATGTCGTCCTCCCAGATCAACACGAGGTCGGGGCGGGCGGCGACGAGGGTCTCGAGGTTGATGCGGCTGCCGCTGCCGTGGAACGACCCGATGACGGGCAGCTCCAGGAAGTGTTGGTCGAGGTAGGCGGGATCGGCGCCGTTGAAGGGGTTCTTGGCCTTGAAGTTGAGGCCGATCATCTTGGCGGGTTCGAGGGCATAGAGCAGGTAGTTCATCGGCGGCGAGGAGCCGAAGACCCTGCTGACGGTTGCCTGGTCATCTTTCATATCGCTAAGCGCCTGGGGCACCGAGACGAGCACCGATATGAAGAGGGTAAGCAGAAGTCTGTTCATGGTGGATTCCTAAGAGTGTGAAAGTGAGAAGGTAATCGGGATCGTCAGATGGGTCAGCGATTCGAGAGAGGGAAAATCGCCGCTGAGATCCCATAGCGTTTGCAACGCTTTACGGTCCAGAACGGTACTGCCGCTGCTGCGCAAGACTTCTGCAGCAGCTACCGTACCGTCGGAAGCAAGTTTGAACGAGAGCGTCACCACCCCCTCGAGCCGCAGCCTTCTTGCGGCGGCGGGGTAGGTGATGGCGGATTCGATCATGGCACGTATCCGTCCCAACACCGTTGCGTCCGGCCCGGTTGGGTCAGCTTTTTTGTTGTTGTTTGCAAGCGGTATAGCGCTTGACGCATTGTCTGGTGTGTGAGGAGAAGTTTCCGCGTGCGAGGCCGGAGCGACGGGCGGGGACGGAAGGGAGGCAAACGCCTCAGATAAAGACGCGTCGTCTGGCGCCTTTATCTCAGGGGTTTTTCGTTGGGGAATGGGCAGCATGACCGGGGCGGGTTTT is a genomic window of Sulfurimonas sp. HSL1-2 containing:
- a CDS encoding ABC transporter substrate-binding protein; its protein translation is MNRLLLTLFISVLVSVPQALSDMKDDQATVSRVFGSSPPMNYLLYALEPAKMIGLNFKAKNPFNGADPAYLDQHFLELPVIGSFHGSGSRINLETLVAARPDLVLIWEDDMLVQTVTDQIKKLGVPTLTVPFRQIASMPDTMERVGDAVGAGERGRQLADYTRTVIAEINASLAGTKPMRYYYAEGLDGLSTECDTSFHVVAMNFAGGENVHKCRQSNLRGLEKINFETLLAYDPEVIIVQHAMVYGDLVEDPMWQQLRAVKTGRIYLVPTVPFNWVDRPPSFMRVIGIQWLASLFHPEAYDVDLKMRVAAFYKLFLGVDLSPREINTLLGDSL
- a CDS encoding iron ABC transporter permease; protein product: MQRRYALSLSAALIVLLLVATLTLMWGQYPVDARTLAGFLEYKLFGGEALPQYALLENIIVQIRLPRILLAMLIGAALATSGAAFQAMFVNPLVSPGILGVLAGASFGAALGMLVSEQWWIVQALAFVFGFVAVGFAVMVGSMVRAGRSSIMLVLGGVISGSLFTALLSVVKYVADPYSTLPAIVYWLMGSLSMADLDGVALAAVPMLLGIGGLIVLGRYFDLLSLGDEEARALGINVARIRFIAIVLATLASALSVVMAGIIGWVGLIIPHIVRMAFGPSHTLLMPLSAITGAAFLLLADSVSRLAMSVEIPIGILTSLIGIPVFIIVLKHARSAWN
- a CDS encoding energy transducer TonB, with product MIHENGHRHRLLAMGASVLMHGALLGAFLYAPRPVLPAPAAERQTVAISLAAYTPRAASPAAAVAPKAKPLPATPAARPLPTVKSSPKPSPVTAKPAPVMLPIPQRKTPEIKAPDDASLSEAFASLPSPPVAPASHAETSPHTPDNASSAIPLANNNKKADPTGPDATVLGRIRAMIESAITYPAAARRLRLEGVVTLSFKLASDGTVAAAEVLRSSGSTVLDRKALQTLWDLSGDFPSLESLTHLTIPITFSLSHS
- a CDS encoding ABC transporter substrate-binding protein encodes the protein MKTRILLLWVLCLLALPLQARSLTDDYGRTVNLPETVTKIYAASPPLTMSVLAFDPALIAALNFPWSDAQRPYAGAAADRPVAGGFFGQGQTPNFELLAQARPDVILVWGGMPGVEKIVGKFDALGIPVLLVRNSSIRDLLTQFALLGRLTGNTQRADALVAYTEQTLALIDALQPKLAERRPVRYYFAEGPDGLSSECDGSFHLEPFAYAGAKNALECRMSSNYGMEKVSLETVMLADPDVIVAMEPVFADAVGKDPRWQALRAVREGRVLTVPSRPFNYITRPPSFMRLMGIRWLINHFYPEWLEGEEEARFEALFFPVCDTAAPAR
- a CDS encoding TonB-dependent receptor encodes the protein MKPAYTYPLVAVMAASALWAGPVNIEHIVVSDTALDDTLYLGDVNGSDQRFEKKSITTLGTQANMNPFTIIQYSPSVNYTPADTAGSNEPSYHDPIRIRGKSQSGPGGVYMIDGMPISGNPGGGKQMLDMENVASIDLLKGYLPPEKNIGFSSLIGKVDMNVNAPRQQTNAILSQSFGSDSFTRSYGRFDSGKMGDVRLFGSISHLGYDKYKGDGDLERFNAMAGIAYTPSEMFSAEAYVIYNKDDHHNYYALSYTETQDLEGFWDKDYAAARPTANNDVDYYDWNKQSFDTTAALATLQFRPGADDTVTLKPYYKTDKGEYWNSSVNADPAKNRVIQWRIDHDLYGGVADYTHRFSKALKTTLGYWYHKQQPPGPPTDRLKYKSVGGDLVFDGYASLAKTGYHTLQAPFAELSGSLGVFDYNVGLQYQSFEIGSLESYTFGTDLNTSQNYDTAIAEGTLDPWASVKAKTFYTWIPSLYAGYRFDERNTLYVSYARTYGFDVNLFPTYIKNRASFVSKNVTLQQLWNKLELETSDNIDLGYKTMVGGIALNPVLFVSYVKNKQANVYDPEYGVNYPANVGDAMGYGAEFSASGPVSESLEFIAGLSYNKYAFTQDFKSSPTTTIDTEGKQVPDAPEVLAKAALSYTIGGWMITPSVRYTSKRYGDLQNSQTVDAYTLFDLDVAYRINGFLGSKSAVFRLSGTNLTDEKYIATIISADNVLATTGTSSTYMTGAPMQLFGSLTVNF
- a CDS encoding ABC transporter ATP-binding protein, which gives rise to MELKPIIEVKNLTFSYPAHQVLKKMSFALYPGEVVSLLGPNGCGKSTLIRLMLGLLRGSGDIRLADRPLGDYSHRQIAQHIAYIPQYHSVPFNYTVEEMVMMGRAAKLGFFAQPGRRDREVAMEALRTVGIDGLASRPFGQLSGGQKQMVLLARALAQEVSTFIMDEPVTGLDYGNQMRLLEMIAHLAGQGKTFLKTTHYPDHALLVSSRVAVMHDGHMIDEGVPDAVITPEMLRRVYGVEADIVEHRDKNWCLPHFRRASA
- a CDS encoding class I SAM-dependent methyltransferase, translated to MNGLKQKTHKGAHDPLGFDAIVREVFAPIYPVIASQIIQQTQMTRGVCLDAGCGTGALGRAMAQQSGCDVTFFDQSEKMLELARGYAEEEAITARSRFVQGDIHDIPLPSESVDLVVSRGSSPFWDDQKLAYGEILRVLRRGGRAYVGGGFGNAALREQIVSTMLEREPNWEERFKNRSRSMRNALPEILESLHPASFEIINDESGFWAHITK